The following are from one region of the Noviherbaspirillum sedimenti genome:
- a CDS encoding cation acetate symporter, with protein MADFKHIPASLLLMTCAGAACAAGDSLGQAVKQPTNWTAIAMFAVFVVFTLFITKWAASKTKSAADFYTAGGGITGFQNGLAIAGDYMSAASFLGISAAVYLNGYDGLIYSIGFLVGWPVLTFLMAERLRNLGRFTFADVAAYRFSQTPIRVFAASGTLVVVAFYLIAQMVGAGQLIKLLFGLEYWMAVVIVGTLMMVYVLFGGMTATTWVQIIKAIMLLSGATFMVFMVLYQFNFSPEALFAKAVEVHPKAQAIMGPGGFIKDPISAISFGMALMFGTAGLPHILMRFFTVPSAKEARKSVFWATTWIAYFYMLTFIIGFGAIVLVSTNPVYKDMAGKLLGGDNMAAVHLATAVGGNVFLGFISAVAFATILAVVAGLTLSGASAVSHDLYSTVIKKGRASSKDELGVSRITTVVLGVVAVILGIVFEKQNIAFMVSLAFAVAASATFPVLFMSVMWKDCTTRGATIGGFIGLVTAVGLTILSKSVWVDVLHNATAIFPYTSPALFSMTAGFVGIWLFSIMDNSERARLDRAGYEAQKVRSETGIGAAAASGH; from the coding sequence ATGGCCGACTTCAAGCATATTCCCGCCAGTCTCCTGCTGATGACTTGTGCAGGCGCCGCCTGCGCTGCCGGCGATTCGCTCGGGCAGGCTGTCAAGCAGCCGACCAACTGGACTGCGATCGCCATGTTCGCGGTGTTCGTGGTATTTACCCTGTTCATCACCAAATGGGCGGCGTCCAAGACCAAATCCGCCGCTGACTTTTATACGGCGGGCGGCGGCATCACCGGCTTCCAGAATGGCCTGGCGATCGCCGGCGACTACATGTCGGCGGCTTCCTTTCTCGGTATTTCAGCGGCGGTGTACCTCAACGGCTATGACGGCCTGATCTATTCGATCGGCTTCCTGGTCGGCTGGCCGGTACTGACCTTCCTGATGGCCGAGCGCCTGCGCAATCTCGGGCGCTTTACTTTCGCCGATGTCGCCGCCTATCGTTTTTCACAAACGCCGATCCGCGTGTTCGCGGCTTCCGGCACGCTGGTGGTGGTGGCGTTTTACCTGATCGCCCAGATGGTTGGCGCCGGCCAGTTGATCAAGCTGCTGTTCGGCCTCGAATACTGGATGGCGGTGGTCATCGTCGGCACCCTGATGATGGTGTACGTGTTGTTTGGCGGCATGACGGCAACCACCTGGGTGCAGATCATCAAGGCGATCATGCTGTTGTCTGGCGCCACCTTCATGGTCTTTATGGTGCTGTACCAGTTCAATTTCAGTCCGGAGGCACTGTTTGCGAAAGCGGTGGAGGTGCATCCGAAGGCGCAGGCGATCATGGGGCCGGGCGGTTTCATCAAGGATCCCATTTCGGCGATTTCGTTCGGCATGGCGCTGATGTTCGGTACCGCTGGCCTGCCGCATATCCTGATGCGCTTCTTTACCGTGCCGAGCGCGAAGGAGGCGCGCAAGTCGGTGTTCTGGGCCACCACCTGGATCGCTTATTTCTATATGCTGACCTTTATCATCGGTTTTGGCGCGATCGTCCTGGTCAGTACCAATCCAGTCTACAAAGATATGGCGGGCAAACTGCTGGGCGGCGACAACATGGCGGCAGTGCACCTGGCCACAGCAGTTGGCGGTAATGTCTTCCTCGGCTTCATCTCCGCCGTGGCGTTCGCCACCATTCTCGCAGTGGTGGCCGGCCTGACACTGTCGGGTGCTTCGGCGGTATCGCACGACCTGTATTCCACCGTCATCAAGAAGGGCAGGGCCAGCAGCAAGGACGAACTCGGCGTTTCCCGCATTACCACAGTGGTGCTGGGTGTGGTGGCGGTCATCCTGGGGATCGTCTTCGAGAAGCAGAACATCGCCTTCATGGTGTCGCTGGCCTTCGCCGTCGCGGCATCGGCCACCTTTCCGGTATTGTTCATGTCGGTGATGTGGAAGGATTGCACCACGCGCGGCGCCACCATCGGCGGCTTCATCGGCCTGGTCACTGCGGTGGGCCTGACCATCCTGTCGAAGTCGGTGTGGGTGGATGTGCTGCACAATGCCACGGCGATTTTTCCCTACACGTCGCCGGCGCTGTTTTCCATGACCGCGGGCTTCGTCGGCATCTGGCTGTTTTCGATCATGGACAATAGCGAACGGGCACGCCTGGACCGCGCAGGTTATGAAGCGCAGAAAGTGCGTTCGGAAACCGGCATCGGCGCGGCGGCGGCGTCCGGCCATTGA
- a CDS encoding DUF485 domain-containing protein: MEENLVRRIASNPRYQKLVAVRTKFGWTLAVLMLIVYYGYILLIAFNKELLAKRIGDGVMTWGIPIGLFVILFTVIITGIYVSRANKEFDDLTAAIRKEVL; the protein is encoded by the coding sequence ATGGAAGAGAATCTCGTCCGGCGAATCGCATCCAATCCCCGGTATCAGAAACTTGTCGCGGTGCGCACGAAATTCGGCTGGACGCTGGCCGTGCTGATGCTGATAGTCTATTACGGCTACATCCTGCTGATCGCTTTCAACAAGGAATTGCTCGCCAAAAGAATCGGCGATGGCGTGATGACCTGGGGAATACCGATCGGCCTCTTCGTGATTCTGTTTACCGTGATCATCACCGGCATTTATGTCTCGCGCGCCAACAAGGAATTCGACGACCTGACCGCAGCGATCCGCAAGGAGGTGCTGTGA